The proteins below are encoded in one region of Planctopirus limnophila DSM 3776:
- a CDS encoding alpha/beta hydrolase, which yields MRWVFFLLILVQVVQAQGCRLLGPLSPLRPVEQVLVYPNFSSLIAGGEQKPGEVLPPGEQVTIETPDRQKLDGRYFAHPAPQAVVLYCHGNAGTVDQWSVLAARLSRQHRLTILVFDYRGYGRSTGIPHERGILIDATAARDWLAKQNQIAPEEVVLMGRSLGGAVAVDLAANGGARGLILESTFPSLPDVARQHAAWLLPEWNMTQRLNSAEKLKQYQGPLLQSHGNEDQLIPLALGEKLFEAAPGPKQFVVVHGASHVDDHIHLCAAERELFFRSLPVPQPKNIIDGRLP from the coding sequence ATGCGCTGGGTCTTCTTCCTGCTGATACTGGTTCAAGTCGTTCAGGCCCAGGGATGTCGTCTGCTGGGGCCTCTCTCGCCGCTCCGGCCTGTCGAACAGGTGCTGGTCTACCCCAACTTTTCTTCCCTCATTGCAGGGGGCGAGCAAAAGCCCGGCGAAGTCTTGCCGCCGGGCGAGCAGGTCACCATCGAAACCCCCGATCGTCAAAAGCTGGATGGTCGCTACTTCGCCCATCCCGCTCCTCAGGCCGTTGTGCTTTATTGTCATGGGAATGCAGGGACTGTCGATCAGTGGAGTGTGCTGGCTGCCCGGCTGAGTCGTCAGCATCGATTAACAATTCTGGTCTTTGACTATCGCGGATATGGCCGCAGTACGGGGATTCCTCATGAGCGGGGAATTCTCATCGATGCGACCGCTGCCCGTGACTGGCTGGCCAAACAGAATCAGATCGCACCTGAAGAAGTTGTGCTGATGGGCCGGTCGCTGGGCGGAGCGGTTGCGGTTGATCTCGCAGCGAATGGTGGAGCCCGCGGATTGATTTTGGAAAGTACCTTCCCATCGCTCCCGGATGTCGCCCGGCAACACGCCGCCTGGCTCTTGCCCGAATGGAATATGACCCAGCGGCTGAACTCGGCTGAAAAGCTGAAGCAATACCAGGGCCCTTTATTGCAAAGCCATGGCAATGAAGATCAGCTCATTCCCCTGGCACTGGGAGAGAAGCTCTTTGAAGCAGCCCCCGGGCCCAAGCAGTTCGTCGTCGTACACGGGGCCAGCCATGTGGATGACCACATTCACCTGTGTGCCGCCGAGCGAGAACTCTTCTTCCGCAGCCTGCCCGTCCCGCAGCCCAAAAACATCATCGACGGCCGCCTGCCGTAG
- the tpx gene encoding thiol peroxidase, translating to MKRAGATTLKGNPVDLKGRAIVVGDVAPTFSLQANDLSEVTLSGKTTIIATVPSLDTSVCALETKKFNDEVKNLPNVDVFVVSMDLPFGNKRWCASEGVENIKTLSAHRCTDFGVDYGVLISGGPLDRCLARAVFVVGADGKVKYVEYCKEIADHPNYEAVLAAAKS from the coding sequence ATGAAGCGTGCTGGGGCAACAACACTCAAGGGAAATCCTGTCGATCTGAAGGGCCGTGCGATTGTTGTGGGAGATGTCGCACCCACATTTTCACTGCAGGCCAACGATCTCAGTGAAGTCACACTGAGTGGCAAGACCACCATTATTGCCACGGTCCCTTCGCTCGATACTTCAGTTTGCGCTCTCGAAACCAAGAAGTTCAACGACGAAGTCAAGAATCTGCCGAATGTCGATGTCTTCGTCGTCAGTATGGATCTCCCCTTTGGCAACAAGCGCTGGTGTGCTTCGGAAGGGGTCGAGAACATCAAGACGCTCTCCGCTCATCGCTGCACCGATTTTGGTGTCGATTACGGCGTGCTGATCAGCGGCGGCCCACTCGATCGTTGCCTCGCCCGCGCTGTTTTTGTGGTGGGTGCCGATGGCAAGGTGAAGTACGTCGAATACTGCAAGGAAATCGCCGATCATCCCAACTACGAAGCTGTGCTCGCAGCTGCGAAGTCGTAA
- the groL gene encoding chaperonin GroEL (60 kDa chaperone family; promotes refolding of misfolded polypeptides especially under stressful conditions; forms two stacked rings of heptamers to form a barrel-shaped 14mer; ends can be capped by GroES; misfolded proteins enter the barrel where they are refolded when GroES binds), which translates to MAKILAFDQEAQEAMRRGVSKLAKTVRVTLGPRGRNVIIEKSFGSPTVTKDGVTVAKEVELADKFEDMGARMVREVASKTSDNAGDGTTTATVLAEAIYVEGLKAVVAGVNPIDLKRGMDKAVEQIVGKLKAAAVECKSKKAIAQVGTVAANGDTEIGDILANAMEQVGKDGVITVDEGKSLKTDFEVVEGMQFDRGYLSPYFVTDPQTMECVLEDAYVLIHEKKISSIKDLVPVLEKVVNSGKPLLIVAEEVDGEALATLVINKLRGTFKISAVKAPGYGDRRKAMLQDLAIMVGGQAIFEDLGIQLENVQLSDLGRAKRIVIDKDNTTIIEGAGKAADVKSRIEQIRRELASSTSDYDKEKLEERIAKLSGGVARVNVGAATESEMKEKKARVEDALHATRAAVEEGILPGGGVALLRASLDLKPTGLNHDETAGFNIILRACRAPLTQISNNAGVDGAVICEKVSELKGNMGYNAATGEYEDLVKSGIIDPVKVTRTALQNAASVSTLLLTSDCLIAEKPKAEDKAHGGHGDHDMY; encoded by the coding sequence ATGGCCAAGATTCTTGCATTTGACCAGGAAGCCCAGGAAGCGATGCGTCGCGGCGTCAGCAAGCTCGCCAAGACCGTCCGCGTTACTCTCGGCCCACGCGGCCGCAACGTGATCATCGAAAAGAGCTTCGGCTCCCCCACTGTCACCAAGGACGGCGTAACCGTCGCCAAGGAAGTCGAACTGGCCGATAAGTTCGAAGACATGGGCGCCCGCATGGTTCGCGAAGTCGCTTCCAAGACCAGCGATAACGCTGGCGATGGTACGACCACCGCAACTGTTCTCGCCGAAGCCATCTACGTCGAAGGCCTCAAGGCTGTCGTCGCTGGTGTGAACCCCATCGACCTCAAGCGCGGCATGGATAAGGCCGTCGAGCAGATCGTCGGCAAGCTCAAGGCTGCCGCCGTCGAGTGCAAGAGCAAGAAGGCCATCGCCCAGGTCGGGACTGTCGCTGCTAATGGCGATACCGAAATCGGCGATATCCTCGCCAACGCCATGGAACAGGTCGGCAAAGACGGCGTCATCACTGTCGACGAAGGCAAGAGCCTCAAGACCGATTTCGAAGTCGTCGAAGGGATGCAGTTCGATCGCGGCTACCTCTCCCCCTACTTCGTCACCGATCCCCAGACGATGGAATGCGTCCTCGAAGACGCTTATGTCCTGATCCACGAAAAGAAGATCAGCAGCATCAAGGATCTCGTCCCTGTGCTGGAGAAGGTCGTCAACAGCGGCAAGCCACTCCTCATCGTCGCTGAAGAAGTCGATGGTGAAGCCCTCGCCACACTGGTGATCAACAAGCTCCGCGGCACCTTCAAGATCTCCGCCGTCAAGGCTCCCGGCTACGGCGACCGCCGCAAGGCCATGCTCCAGGATCTCGCGATCATGGTCGGCGGCCAGGCGATCTTCGAAGACCTCGGCATCCAGCTCGAAAACGTCCAACTCTCCGATCTCGGCCGCGCCAAGCGGATCGTCATCGACAAGGACAACACCACCATCATCGAAGGGGCCGGCAAGGCTGCCGACGTCAAGAGCCGCATCGAGCAGATCCGTCGTGAACTGGCCAGTTCGACCAGCGACTACGACAAGGAAAAGCTCGAAGAGCGTATTGCCAAGCTCTCCGGCGGCGTGGCCCGCGTGAATGTCGGTGCTGCCACCGAAAGCGAAATGAAGGAAAAGAAGGCCCGCGTTGAAGACGCTCTGCACGCCACCCGCGCTGCTGTTGAAGAAGGCATTCTTCCTGGTGGTGGGGTCGCCCTGCTCCGCGCTTCGCTCGACCTCAAGCCCACTGGCCTGAACCATGATGAAACCGCCGGTTTCAACATCATCTTGCGGGCTTGCCGGGCACCTCTCACACAGATCTCGAACAACGCCGGCGTCGACGGCGCGGTGATCTGCGAGAAGGTTTCCGAGCTCAAGGGGAACATGGGCTACAACGCCGCCACCGGCGAGTACGAAGACCTCGTCAAGAGCGGGATCATCGACCCAGTGAAGGTGACCCGCACCGCTCTCCAGAACGCAGCCAGCGTCTCGACCCTGCTGCTGACCAGCGACTGCCTGATCGCCGAGAAGCCCAAGGCCGAAGATAAAGCCCACGGCGGCCACGGCGACCATGACATGTACTAA
- the mnmG gene encoding tRNA uridine-5-carboxymethylaminomethyl(34) synthesis enzyme MnmG produces MSTYDFDVLVIGAGHAGCEAALAAARLGARTALLTMNCDTVGQMSCNPAIGGVAKGQIVREIDALGGEMGKVIDANGLQFRMLNRSKGPAMHSPRAQADKKLYQFDMKRRIEEQPHLTLRQETTERLLVEHVPGNRPQLTGVLVRGGAIYRARAVVLTTGTFLQAIMHTGEAKTPGGRAGDGTTGTLSDSLRELGFQLERFKTGTPARLNGRTIDYSVMQEQPGDDAPQPFSFMTTKLHQQQLSCWLTETNESVHEVIRANLHRAPMYSGQINSRGPRYCPSIEDKVVRFADKSSHHIFLEPEGYNTREIYCNGISTSLPRDVQDQMIHSVKGLEKAEIMRYGYAVEYDYAPPTQLLPSLETKSVKGLYFAGQINGTTGYEEAAGQGLLAGINAALALQSREPLILDRSEAYLGVLTDDLVTKGVDEPYRMFTSRAEFRLVLRHDNADLRLTAKGRDVGLVDQERWTAFEQYTQDLQAGRQLLCKERFEGATLEEILRRPETTWQTLKELSPVVAAQAISTRAAEQLEIETKYAGYIRRQDSDIEKASKLSNVRIPTAFDYHAIQHLRKEAKEKLSRIQPADLGQAGRISGITPADLSIVLLHIKERDRLTSA; encoded by the coding sequence ATGTCGACCTACGATTTTGATGTGCTCGTGATTGGCGCCGGTCATGCAGGGTGCGAAGCAGCACTGGCAGCGGCTCGGCTCGGTGCGCGAACCGCCCTCCTCACCATGAATTGCGATACCGTCGGCCAGATGAGCTGCAATCCCGCAATTGGCGGTGTTGCCAAAGGTCAGATTGTTCGTGAAATCGACGCCCTCGGCGGCGAAATGGGCAAAGTCATCGACGCCAACGGCCTGCAGTTCCGCATGCTCAATCGCAGCAAAGGGCCCGCGATGCACTCGCCGCGAGCCCAGGCCGACAAAAAGCTCTATCAGTTCGACATGAAGCGGCGAATTGAAGAACAACCCCATCTCACGCTTCGACAAGAGACCACAGAACGGCTCCTTGTGGAGCATGTTCCCGGTAACCGACCACAGCTGACAGGCGTGCTGGTGCGCGGAGGTGCCATTTACAGGGCTCGTGCCGTCGTTCTCACCACAGGGACATTCCTGCAAGCCATTATGCATACCGGGGAAGCTAAAACTCCCGGCGGACGGGCCGGTGATGGCACAACGGGAACACTTTCCGATTCACTTCGCGAACTCGGCTTTCAGCTCGAACGCTTCAAAACCGGCACACCCGCCCGGCTTAATGGCCGCACGATTGACTACAGCGTCATGCAGGAACAGCCCGGCGACGACGCCCCCCAGCCTTTCTCATTCATGACGACCAAACTCCACCAGCAGCAGCTCAGTTGCTGGCTGACCGAAACCAACGAATCGGTCCACGAGGTCATCAGGGCCAACCTGCACCGCGCGCCGATGTATTCGGGGCAGATCAACTCGCGCGGACCGCGCTATTGCCCATCAATTGAAGACAAAGTCGTCCGCTTTGCCGATAAGTCTTCGCACCACATTTTTCTGGAGCCCGAGGGTTACAACACCCGCGAAATCTACTGCAATGGCATCTCGACAAGCCTGCCTCGCGATGTTCAGGATCAGATGATTCATAGCGTCAAAGGCCTCGAAAAAGCCGAAATCATGCGCTATGGCTACGCAGTCGAATATGACTACGCACCGCCGACACAACTTTTGCCGTCACTGGAAACCAAGTCTGTGAAGGGGCTCTACTTCGCCGGGCAGATCAATGGGACCACTGGCTATGAAGAAGCGGCTGGTCAGGGCCTGCTGGCAGGGATCAATGCCGCGCTGGCGCTGCAAAGCCGGGAACCATTGATCCTGGATCGCAGCGAAGCCTATCTGGGCGTGCTCACTGACGATCTTGTCACCAAAGGCGTTGATGAACCCTACCGGATGTTTACCTCACGGGCCGAGTTTCGCCTCGTTTTGCGCCATGATAACGCCGACCTCCGGCTGACTGCCAAAGGACGTGATGTGGGGCTAGTGGATCAGGAGCGGTGGACGGCGTTTGAACAGTACACGCAAGACCTGCAGGCAGGCCGTCAGCTACTGTGCAAAGAGCGATTCGAAGGAGCCACACTCGAAGAAATCCTTCGCCGACCCGAAACGACATGGCAGACGTTAAAAGAACTTTCACCCGTCGTGGCTGCACAGGCGATTTCTACGCGAGCGGCTGAGCAACTGGAAATCGAAACCAAGTATGCAGGCTATATCCGCAGACAGGATAGCGACATTGAAAAAGCCTCCAAGCTGAGCAATGTCCGCATTCCGACAGCCTTCGATTACCACGCGATTCAACATCTTCGCAAAGAAGCCAAGGAAAAACTCTCCCGCATCCAACCCGCCGATCTTGGGCAGGCCGGCCGCATCAGCGGCATCACCCCGGCTGATCTCTCCATCGTGCTGCTGCATATTAAAGAACGTGATCGACTGACAAGTGCCTGA
- a CDS encoding addiction module protein — MISPAISEPPPQQLASRKTALSPPTYCGTLNVVIPIQNSSAAATREDNMAIDLESIKLLTRAEKEELFQFLSSELGLAEEFELSEQDQQEISRRQHEMRTGTVQAISDDDFWKRWEGR, encoded by the coding sequence GTGATTTCTCCAGCCATCTCAGAGCCACCACCTCAACAACTCGCTTCGCGCAAAACGGCATTGAGTCCGCCGACTTACTGTGGCACACTCAATGTTGTAATTCCCATCCAGAACAGCAGCGCAGCGGCAACCCGCGAGGACAATATGGCCATCGACCTCGAATCGATCAAACTCCTGACCCGCGCGGAGAAGGAAGAGTTGTTCCAGTTCCTTTCCAGCGAATTAGGTTTGGCCGAAGAGTTCGAACTCTCTGAGCAGGACCAGCAGGAAATCTCCCGCCGCCAACATGAGATGCGAACCGGCACAGTGCAGGCGATCTCTGACGATGATTTCTGGAAGCGGTGGGAAGGCCGCTGA
- a CDS encoding REP-associated tyrosine transposase, with protein MSDYRRNYHGRTFFFTVVTERRRPILTTDTARHHLRQAIRTVRRKHPFEIVAFVQLPDHLHTVWTLPRNDVDYSRRWRLIKMYFTKAWLQEGNADVTPSTSRQSRGEQAIWQRRFYEHTCRDEEDSKRCIDYIHANPLKHGLVNRVADWPWSSFHRFVQAGEYTLEWGRTSRWDDDEFSDFE; from the coding sequence ATGAGCGATTATCGCCGGAACTACCACGGCCGAACGTTCTTCTTCACGGTCGTAACAGAACGCCGCCGTCCGATTTTGACGACCGATACCGCCCGTCACCATTTGCGTCAGGCGATACGCACTGTTCGCAGAAAGCATCCCTTTGAGATTGTTGCGTTCGTGCAGTTGCCCGACCACCTGCACACTGTCTGGACATTGCCCCGCAATGATGTTGACTATTCCCGCCGCTGGAGGTTGATCAAAATGTATTTCACCAAGGCGTGGCTTCAAGAAGGGAATGCCGATGTCACGCCCAGCACCAGCCGCCAGTCGAGAGGTGAGCAGGCGATCTGGCAACGACGCTTTTACGAACACACTTGTCGCGACGAGGAGGATTCGAAACGCTGCATCGATTACATCCACGCCAATCCGCTGAAGCACGGCTTGGTGAACCGCGTTGCCGATTGGCCTTGGAGCTCATTTCATCGGTTCGTGCAAGCTGGTGAATATACCCTGGAGTGGGGCCGCACGAGTCGATGGGACGACGACGAATTCAGTGATTTTGAGTGA
- the groES gene encoding co-chaperone GroES encodes MAKKAAKDGIKLTPLGDRLVLKRAEAEKKTAGGIVLPDSATDKPQRGEVLSVGEGHVKNNGNRIPLTVKVGDEVIFSSYAGDEFKVGDETYLLLRESDVLAIIA; translated from the coding sequence GCTGACCCCTCTCGGCGACCGTCTGGTGCTCAAACGAGCCGAAGCCGAAAAGAAGACCGCTGGTGGCATTGTGCTGCCTGATTCTGCCACCGATAAGCCACAGCGAGGCGAAGTCCTCTCCGTTGGCGAAGGGCATGTCAAGAACAACGGCAACCGCATCCCCCTCACTGTCAAAGTGGGTGATGAGGTGATCTTCAGCTCCTACGCCGGCGACGAATTCAAAGTCGGCGATGAAACCTACCTCCTCCTCCGCGAAAGCGACGTCCTCGCGATCATCGCCTAG
- a CDS encoding prolyl oligopeptidase family serine peptidase, with translation MSGRFVIFSLAFLCIVHGCSSQAGKNPAGADGSASEQKLQVTEPQELASAAPLATQDSPATSDPLPTSDPQPQSQSARPESSAASEAVVMTPAQPPAVNPQAAAGSPAAVTASPEAATNKFNEARKKLQTKIVSEIPRSGPPEVPPKSSQFQLIRYTSPVGNLAAYVTRDPRDGKRHPAIIWITGGDSNEIGDVWSPADRDFDQSASAFRKAGIVMMFPSLRGGNNNPGVREGFLGEVDDILAATDHLAKLPYVDPQQIYLGGHSTGGTLVMLVGAASDRYRAIFVLGPVAFANQYDGEYVYGDTSNRTEVVVRSPSFWLDSIQSPMYVIEGDTGGNWNTIRSMQKKNKNPQIHFLKIPRKTHFSVIGPVAEKLAPQIIAGQVTLTEEDAEAIK, from the coding sequence ATGTCTGGCCGTTTTGTCATTTTCTCGTTGGCGTTCCTGTGCATCGTTCACGGATGTTCTTCTCAGGCAGGCAAAAATCCTGCCGGTGCTGATGGATCGGCTTCTGAACAGAAACTGCAGGTCACAGAGCCTCAAGAGCTGGCGAGTGCGGCTCCACTGGCGACGCAGGATTCACCGGCCACCAGTGATCCACTCCCCACCAGTGATCCTCAGCCACAGTCTCAATCAGCCCGCCCGGAGTCATCGGCCGCCAGCGAGGCAGTCGTCATGACTCCTGCACAGCCTCCCGCTGTCAACCCGCAGGCGGCTGCCGGCTCACCCGCCGCTGTGACAGCTTCTCCGGAAGCTGCGACGAACAAATTCAACGAAGCGAGGAAGAAACTCCAGACAAAGATCGTCTCGGAAATTCCTCGCTCTGGGCCGCCGGAAGTTCCGCCCAAGTCCTCACAATTTCAATTGATTCGCTACACCAGCCCCGTGGGCAATCTGGCGGCGTATGTCACCAGGGATCCCCGAGATGGAAAGCGGCATCCGGCAATCATCTGGATTACAGGTGGAGACTCTAACGAGATTGGCGATGTCTGGTCGCCCGCCGATCGTGACTTCGATCAATCGGCAAGTGCCTTTCGCAAAGCGGGGATCGTCATGATGTTCCCCTCGCTTCGCGGCGGCAACAACAACCCCGGCGTGCGGGAAGGCTTCCTGGGCGAAGTGGATGACATCCTGGCGGCGACCGATCACCTGGCGAAACTGCCCTATGTCGACCCGCAGCAGATCTATCTCGGCGGACACAGCACTGGTGGCACCCTCGTCATGCTGGTGGGGGCAGCCAGTGATCGCTATCGAGCGATTTTCGTCCTGGGGCCGGTCGCGTTTGCCAATCAATACGATGGAGAATATGTCTATGGCGACACCTCCAACCGGACGGAAGTTGTTGTCCGCTCTCCATCATTCTGGCTCGATTCGATCCAGTCTCCCATGTATGTGATTGAAGGTGATACCGGCGGAAACTGGAATACGATCCGCTCGATGCAAAAGAAGAACAAAAATCCGCAAATCCACTTCCTGAAGATCCCCCGTAAAACACATTTCAGCGTCATCGGACCGGTTGCCGAGAAGCTGGCCCCGCAAATCATCGCCGGCCAGGTCACCCTGACCGAAGAAGACGCCGAAGCCATCAAGTAG
- a CDS encoding ankyrin repeat domain-containing protein: protein MDDNSLTNLLKTIYYGTITEFRQKLTPETSVNTADSDGNTLLMHAVRSEDAEKVQHLLERGADFTGINRFSQTALDVAVEQNFLPGIDLLLKAEATQNALPQSSLKMHSEQTPPGRLPVISNAWSIEAVRRLVDAGHDLNQADEEFKREYLGLRPDATFELKLTPEEFQAQMAPRDGLTNPELMEVPFWREMVRTGENAYMGYRHYAGEAEPDYSRKVWTYDRHGAPIVSLPDGRFVRIAGEHEDYYDSDFYIFNDITVFDGKGGFQIWGYPRETFPPTDFASATLVDNHIYIIGCIGYREQRNGSVTPVYRLTLDSWEIERVETTGENPGWIWEHTAKLNASQDAILIQGGQYIEVTPHGGYEYNLNPHRHQLDLKTRCWTKLNQQDSANLV from the coding sequence ATGGATGACAACTCACTGACCAACTTGCTGAAGACCATCTATTACGGAACCATCACAGAGTTTCGTCAAAAACTGACACCAGAGACCTCTGTTAACACCGCTGATAGTGACGGTAATACACTCCTGATGCATGCCGTACGGAGTGAGGATGCAGAGAAGGTCCAGCACTTGCTGGAACGTGGAGCAGATTTCACTGGCATCAATCGCTTCAGCCAGACGGCTCTCGACGTGGCTGTGGAACAGAATTTCTTACCCGGCATCGACCTCCTCTTAAAAGCCGAAGCGACTCAGAATGCCCTCCCGCAGTCTTCGCTGAAAATGCATTCCGAACAAACGCCTCCTGGAAGATTGCCAGTCATCTCCAATGCCTGGAGCATCGAAGCGGTCAGGCGACTAGTCGATGCGGGACATGACCTGAATCAGGCGGATGAAGAATTCAAGCGCGAATATCTCGGCTTAAGACCTGATGCCACATTCGAGTTAAAACTCACGCCGGAAGAGTTTCAAGCACAAATGGCGCCGCGTGATGGCTTGACCAACCCTGAGTTGATGGAAGTCCCCTTCTGGCGGGAGATGGTGCGTACGGGAGAGAATGCCTATATGGGGTATCGACATTACGCGGGCGAAGCCGAACCAGACTATTCGCGAAAAGTCTGGACCTACGATCGTCACGGTGCCCCGATTGTTTCACTCCCTGACGGCCGCTTTGTCCGTATCGCAGGTGAACACGAAGACTATTACGACTCCGACTTTTATATTTTCAATGACATCACGGTCTTTGATGGCAAAGGGGGATTCCAGATCTGGGGATATCCCCGCGAAACTTTCCCGCCGACAGATTTCGCTTCTGCCACACTGGTTGACAATCACATCTATATCATTGGCTGTATAGGTTACCGGGAGCAGCGAAACGGATCGGTCACACCAGTCTACCGCCTGACACTGGATTCCTGGGAAATCGAACGTGTGGAAACAACAGGCGAGAATCCTGGCTGGATCTGGGAACACACTGCAAAACTCAACGCCTCTCAGGATGCAATCCTGATTCAAGGCGGTCAATACATCGAAGTCACCCCTCACGGTGGATACGAATACAACCTCAATCCACACCGCCACCAACTCGACCTGAAAACAAGATGTTGGACAAAACTCAATCAACAGGATTCTGCCAATCTCGTGTAG
- a CDS encoding YihY/virulence factor BrkB family protein, translating into MPMVKRLSFRAVVHVFVDAGREWLAHKCPRLGASLAFYAILSLAPLAVISVGLLSMIVGGEVARGEVTDQMREVVGEEAAQIVSSVVANTRKSTNGFIATTIGIITLVVGAMAVFVELQDALNTIWEVPPHRTTGWWRFIKDRFLSFFMIFGIGLLVLTSIVLSLIVTSLGKVATDIVPATQSLLQFSDPSINFVVFVLLFAGVFRWLPDVSLTWRDTALGAVVTAILFLLGKIAISFYLHQSGVGNAYGAAGSIVVFLVWMYYSMQVLLFGAELTRSFSLNLGSGAVVGGERIPRRGSETESMPAVSSPS; encoded by the coding sequence ATGCCCATGGTGAAGCGATTGAGTTTTCGAGCAGTGGTCCACGTTTTTGTGGATGCCGGCCGTGAATGGCTGGCTCATAAGTGTCCGAGGCTGGGGGCTTCGCTCGCGTTTTATGCCATTTTGTCACTGGCTCCATTGGCTGTGATTTCTGTCGGGCTGTTGAGCATGATTGTCGGTGGGGAAGTCGCTCGTGGCGAAGTGACCGACCAGATGCGTGAAGTTGTCGGTGAGGAAGCGGCCCAGATCGTCAGTTCAGTTGTGGCCAATACCCGCAAATCAACCAACGGATTTATCGCGACCACGATTGGCATCATTACTCTCGTGGTGGGAGCGATGGCGGTCTTCGTCGAATTGCAGGATGCCCTCAATACAATCTGGGAAGTCCCGCCTCATCGTACGACAGGCTGGTGGCGGTTCATTAAAGATCGATTCCTGTCGTTTTTCATGATTTTCGGCATCGGGCTGCTGGTACTGACTTCGATTGTGCTGAGCCTCATTGTGACCTCGTTAGGTAAAGTCGCGACCGATATCGTGCCAGCCACACAATCGCTGCTGCAGTTTTCCGATCCTTCGATCAACTTTGTGGTTTTTGTGCTCCTCTTTGCTGGTGTTTTTCGCTGGCTCCCGGATGTCTCGCTCACCTGGCGGGATACGGCTCTCGGTGCCGTCGTGACCGCGATTCTTTTCCTTCTGGGCAAGATCGCGATCTCGTTTTATCTCCACCAGAGCGGTGTGGGGAATGCTTATGGGGCCGCCGGTTCGATCGTTGTCTTCCTCGTGTGGATGTACTACTCGATGCAGGTGCTGCTCTTTGGGGCCGAACTGACGAGATCGTTCTCGCTCAACCTGGGAAGTGGTGCCGTGGTGGGCGGTGAACGCATTCCCCGCCGTGGCAGCGAGACCGAATCGATGCCCGCTGTGTCGTCTCCTTCCTGA